A stretch of the Candidatus Neomarinimicrobiota bacterium genome encodes the following:
- a CDS encoding NAD-dependent dihydroorotate dehydrogenase B electron transfer subunit has protein sequence LCLGCIMENSLKRYTETGRKYALACKEGPVFDASDLIL, from the coding sequence GCTGTGTCTCGGCTGTATAATGGAAAATTCTCTCAAAAGATACACCGAAACGGGTAGAAAATATGCTCTCGCCTGCAAAGAAGGTCCCGTTTTCGACGCCTCGGATCTGATTTTATGA